The DNA window TTTTCGCCCGTTGCTGCCATCACCCGCACGCGGCAGCCCCCGCCATCGCCCTTCAGCGGGCGCGTTCCTCGGCACCGGACTTGCCCTATGCCCCCCGGTGATCAATGCGCGCCTCCATCCCGCTGACCCCGGCTCCGGCCCGCAACCCGGCCCCGGCGGTCGCCTGAACCTTCTCCTGTCCTACGCCGGTTGGGAGGACGAATCGTGGGTGGACCGTCTGCCTCGCCTTCTTGAACCCATCGGCGTTCAGTCCCTCCGCGCCGGCACGGGCCGACAGGCCTCGGAGGTCATCGCCCGCTACCCCATCCACATCGCCGTCGTCGATCTGGGCCTCCCGCTGGACGCGGCCGCCACTGCCGACGCCGCGAGCGCGGAAGAAGGCGGCCCGCGACTGCTCGACCTGCTGCGTCGGCTCGACCAGCCCCCGCCGACGGTCGTCGTGAAACGTGCCCGCTCACACCGCGACGACTGCCGCGAGATCGCCGCCGCCCTTCGCTCGGGGGCGTTCGCGGTCATCGACCGCCCGCACGGCCCCAACGACCTCGAAGTCATGCTCGAAGTCCTGCGCCGCTGCCTGCTCCGCTTCTACCGCGGCCGCTGGCCCGGCGCGGACCCCACGTTCACTGTCTAACCCGTCCGCCGCGCGCGGACGAGTCGGTTTCATTCACGCAGCACCACGAGAGAACGCAAGAGGAGACGCAACCGATGGCCGCAACGACGACCAAAGCCCCGGCCCGCAGCAAGGCCAAAGTCACCGTCCGACCGCTCCACGACAAGATCCTCGTCCGCCGCGACGAGGCGCAGGAGAAGACCGACAGCGGCATCTACCTGCCCGACACCGGCAAGGAGAAGCCCCGCACCGGCGTGGTCGAGGCCGTCGGCGACGGCGCGCTCAACCACGAGACCGGCGAGCGCATCCCTCTCACGGTCAAGAAGGGCGACCGCGTCATCTTCTCGTCGTATT is part of the Synechococcales cyanobacterium CNB genome and encodes:
- a CDS encoding co-chaperone GroES translates to MAATTTKAPARSKAKVTVRPLHDKILVRRDEAQEKTDSGIYLPDTGKEKPRTGVVEAVGDGALNHETGERIPLTVKKGDRVIFSSYSGTEIKLGEQEFLMMAEDDVLAIID